From Camelus bactrianus isolate YW-2024 breed Bactrian camel chromosome 16, ASM4877302v1, whole genome shotgun sequence, the proteins below share one genomic window:
- the HOXB1 gene encoding homeobox protein Hox-B1: MDYNRMNSFLEYPLCNRGPSAYSTHSAPTSFPTSSAPAVDSYAGEARYSGGGLPSPALQQSSGYPAQPPPSALGVPFPSSSTSGYTPAACNPSYGPSQYYPLGQPEGDGGYFHPSSYGVQLGGLSDSYGTGGVGPGPFPPPQPPYGAEQTASFAPAYADLLSEDKESPCVSETSTPTARTFDWMKVKRNPPKTAKVSELGLGAPGGLRTNFTTRQLTELEKEFHFNKYLSRARRVEIAATLELNETQVKIWFQNRRMKQKKREREGGRLPLAPPGCPREAAGDASDQSTCTSPEASPSSVTS, translated from the exons ATGGACTATAATAGGATGAACTCCTTCCTAGAGTACCCACTCTGTAACAGGGGACCCAGCGCCTACAGCACCCACAGCGCCCCTACCTCCTTCCCCACCAGCTCGGCTCCGGCTGTTGACAGCTATGCAGGCGAGGCCCGCTACAGCGGCGGGGGGCTGCCCAGCCCCGCACTCCAGCAGAGCTCAGGCTATCCGGCCCAGCCGCCGCCGTCGGCATTGGGGGTGCCTTTCCCCAGCTCCTCGACCTCGGGGTACACCCCAGCTGCCTGCAACCCCAGCTATGGGCCTTCTCAGTACTACCCTCTGGGCCAGCCGGAAGGAGATGGGGGTTATTTTCATCCTTCAAGCTATGGGGTCCAGTTAGGGGGCTTGTCTGACAGCTATGGAACCGGTGGAGTGGGCCCTGGGCCGTTTCCTCCACCACAGCCCCCGTACGGGGCCGAGCAGACAGCGAGCTTTGCACCAGCCTATGCTGATCTCCTCTCCGAGGACAAGGAATCGCCCTGCGTGTCAGAAACCAGCACCCCCACAGCCCGGACCTTCGACTGGATGAAGGTTAAGAGGAACCCACCCAAGACAG CGAAGGTGTCCGAGTTGGGCCTGGGCGCACCAGGTGGCCTCCGCACCAACTTCACCACGCGGCAGCTGACCGAGCTGGAGAAGGAGTTCCATTTCAACAAGTACCTGAGCCGGGCCCGGAGGGTGGAGATCGCCGCCACCCTGGAGCTCAATGAGACGCAGGTCAAAATTTGGTTCCAGAACAGGCGCATGAAGCAGAAGAAGCGTGAGCGGGAGGGAGGCCGGTTGCCCCTAGCCCCTCCAGGTTGTCCCAGGGAGGCGGCTGGAGACGCCTCCGACCAGTCCACGTGCACCTCCCCGGAAGCCTCGCCCAGCTCCGTCACCTCCTGA